From Mucilaginibacter gotjawali:
ATGATCTTCTCTGAATTTGCTACATGGAGTATCATCGTTGTTGCCGCAACCGTGCTGCATAATAGCGGGGTAAAAAATATTAATACCGCCGCGGATGCCGCGAAAGCCATAGAACCGCTGGTACATAGTTTTCCGCATGCCGGCTTTTTATCTAAACTAATTTTTTCAATCGGCATTATTGGCCTGGGTATGCTGGCCATCCCCGTACTTTCTGGCTCAGCAGCCTATTCTGTGGCGAATGCTTTTAATTGGAAAGCCAGCCTGAATTTAAAATTTAACAAAGCGAAAGGATTTTACATCATTATTATTGCGGCGACCCTTGTTGGGCTATTGCTGAATTTTATCGGGGTAAACCCGGTGAAGGCGTTGGTTTACGCGGCTGTATTAAATGGCGTAGCAGCCGTTCCCCTTTTGTATTTAATTCTCAAAATATCATCGGATGAAAATATAATGGGAGAATTCAAGAGTAAAACGATTTCGAAGACTATTCTATGGATAACCTTTATAGCGATGGGTGCAGCGGCGGTTGCCATGTTTTATACAATTTTTAACTAAACCTATCCGGGTTGATAACTAAATACCTGCTAAGCGAAACATTAGGGCTGATTAATTTGTTGAAGTTATGAAACCATTGTAAATCAACTTCATAAAAAAATCATGAAAATATTTAGTAAAAAATATTTAACCTTACCAGGCACCGCATTATTATTACTTTCTATGGGCTGTCACTCAGGGCAGAAAGATAGCAGTGCAATTGCTGATTCAACCAATAAGGCACAAATAGCTGCCACCGATTCGGCTAACAAGGCGCAGATCAGCAGCTCTGATTCAAGTTTAAAAGCATCAAAGAGCTTAAAAGAAGATGCGTCGAAATTCCTTGTAAAAAATTACGAATCAGGTATATATGAAATACAATTGTCAGAACTGGCAGCTACTAACGCGCTGGATCCTGATGTAAAAAATCTGGCAATTAATATGGTAGCAGCCCACAAAGCCATCAACTCCCGGATAAGTGCGATAGCCGCCAGTGCAAATTTTTTATTACCCGCCGCACTGAATGCAGATCATCAAAAGAGCCTCCGGGATTTGGGGAAATTAACTGGTGCTGATTTTGATAAAAAATACATAAACACCATCGTGAGCGGTCATGAAAACGCTGTTAGCGACTATAAGGATGCTTATAAGAATTTAAGCGAGGGCGACACCAGGACATTTGCAGGAGAAACTTTACCAAAAATTGAGGATCACCTTGCGATGGCAAAAAAAGTTAAGGACAGGATAAAATAGCTATTATACGCTCAAAAAGCCGGAAGCAATAAAATTCCTTTTCCATTCGGGCCATATCTTTTCGAGATCTTCTATTTTAAACTCGAAATTTTTGGCGAGGTATTTCATGGATTTCTTGACAGATCTTCCCTCCTGCATACTTTTGAGAAAATGATATTGCGCTCTTCGTATCACAAAAAGGCCCAGCTTATAATCTCTGCGGCTTACGGCGCAATAACTTTCGTCCGGAAATGGCAGCTCTGGTTCTTTATGCCGGATAACATCAAGGTAATACTGGCAAACAGGAAACCGGTGACTAAACAGGTGCAGCACCGGGGTAAGTTTCAATAAATGATCAGGGGTATCCGGCGTTAAAATGGTGCAGTCGCGGGCGGCCCGCTGATCAAAAATTTCAGAAAGCGCATATTCAAAACCAGCCAGTTCGATCATAAAATCGGGCCAGCTTTCTTTTTGCTCCAGGCCGGCATCAGGCCGTGTTTGTTCTAAAAATGCCGGAAGCTTTCCGCCAAGGGTATTAAGCGTATAACTTTCTGAAGGGCAGGAATCAAGGTATTGATCAGCAAATGATTCAAACAGGTCATTACCCAGCGCATATGCCAGGGCTACAAACTGGTTTTGCATACAGGCCCTTAGCCGGGCAATATAACTGCTCCGGTAAATATTCAGATGCCGCATAGCACTTAACCTTCGGGATGTGTTGACGACTGCCTCTATCGCCAACCGTTCATCAGCCGACGGGCTGCCTTTTACCAGCATTCCCTGCATCCAGTTTTGGAGCTGGGGTAAGGATATTTTGTTGGTTTCCATTATAATATCATTAACCGGCTTCCTTCACCATTTAAAATCATTCACTAAAAAATCAACCGGGTTTGAAACCGGAGTACTGCTAAATTCCTGGTTTTGTGTATCCATGTTATAAGCGGTCATCACACTCATATATTGTTTTGCTTTTAGCAGTTCAGCATGGTACACGTCAAAATCGGGGATATTGCTATCCCATTCCAGCAAAGTAGCCACGCCGCCGGTAAGCTGCCAGGCTTGTGTAAATAGTTTCCACACCTCATGCACAACGTTACGGTCATGGGTATCAATAATATAGTCGCCGCAATGCTGGTGCCCGGCTATGTGCATTTGCACAATACGGTCGTGCGGCAATTGGTTAATATAATTAACCGGATCAAAATCATTGTTAAAGGCCGATACAAATACATTGTTCACATCAAGCAGTAACCCGCAGCCGGTTTCTTCGGCCATGTACTTTAAAAACTCCCACTCGGGTATAGTGGATTGTTTAAAGGTAAGGTAGGTACTGGGATTTTCGAAAACAAGCGGGCGTTCCATAAAATCCTGGGCCAGGC
This genomic window contains:
- a CDS encoding divalent metal cation transporter, which encodes MRLDNSFGMIFSEFATWSIIVVAATVLHNSGVKNINTAADAAKAIEPLVHSFPHAGFLSKLIFSIGIIGLGMLAIPVLSGSAAYSVANAFNWKASLNLKFNKAKGFYIIIIAATLVGLLLNFIGVNPVKALVYAAVLNGVAAVPLLYLILKISSDENIMGEFKSKTISKTILWITFIAMGAAAVAMFYTIFN
- a CDS encoding DUF4142 domain-containing protein, whose amino-acid sequence is MKIFSKKYLTLPGTALLLLSMGCHSGQKDSSAIADSTNKAQIAATDSANKAQISSSDSSLKASKSLKEDASKFLVKNYESGIYEIQLSELAATNALDPDVKNLAINMVAAHKAINSRISAIAASANFLLPAALNADHQKSLRDLGKLTGADFDKKYINTIVSGHENAVSDYKDAYKNLSEGDTRTFAGETLPKIEDHLAMAKKVKDRIK
- a CDS encoding HvfC/BufC family peptide modification chaperone gives rise to the protein METNKISLPQLQNWMQGMLVKGSPSADERLAIEAVVNTSRRLSAMRHLNIYRSSYIARLRACMQNQFVALAYALGNDLFESFADQYLDSCPSESYTLNTLGGKLPAFLEQTRPDAGLEQKESWPDFMIELAGFEYALSEIFDQRAARDCTILTPDTPDHLLKLTPVLHLFSHRFPVCQYYLDVIRHKEPELPFPDESYCAVSRRDYKLGLFVIRRAQYHFLKSMQEGRSVKKSMKYLAKNFEFKIEDLEKIWPEWKRNFIASGFLSV
- the bufB gene encoding MNIO family bufferin maturase, producing MVEKRDQYREIVKALPNPGLGLGLRSKHFNYILEHSPAVDWFEVISENFMDSGGRPRHILRQVAERYPVVMHGVSLSIGSTDPLNMEYLGKLKSLAVEVKPLWISDHLCWTGVNSLNTHDLLPVLLNEESLKHICSRIRLAQDFMERPLVFENPSTYLTFKQSTIPEWEFLKYMAEETGCGLLLDVNNVFVSAFNNDFDPVNYINQLPHDRIVQMHIAGHQHCGDYIIDTHDRNVVHEVWKLFTQAWQLTGGVATLLEWDSNIPDFDVYHAELLKAKQYMSVMTAYNMDTQNQEFSSTPVSNPVDFLVNDFKW